In candidate division KSB1 bacterium, the following proteins share a genomic window:
- the meaB gene encoding methylmalonyl Co-A mutase-associated GTPase MeaB: protein MMNAAAAQVEQMLSGSRLALSRLLTRVENGGEAAADVLKQVAARTGHALRIGFTGPPGAGKSSLVTAYVRHLRKSGGKIAVLAVDPTSPFSGGALLGDRIRMTAIGTDPGVFVRSLATRGDLGGLCQAAGDMADVLDACRYDFILIETVGVGQSELEIVQYADTTVVVLVPESGDSIQGMKAGLMEIADVFVINKSDREGADRFAADLRSAMHLKEPSAWSPPLVMTVATREQGIAEFHEQVQAHLTFLQDSGTFEQRRQERVRRRVQRLVEERLLNGFWSSARLQELETAIRNRKSPHEIVTYMLEHAR from the coding sequence GTGATGAACGCTGCCGCGGCGCAAGTCGAGCAAATGTTGAGCGGGTCCCGCCTCGCGCTCTCGCGGCTCCTGACCCGCGTTGAAAATGGCGGCGAGGCGGCCGCCGATGTCTTGAAGCAAGTCGCCGCGCGAACCGGGCACGCCCTGCGCATCGGTTTCACCGGTCCGCCCGGAGCGGGTAAGAGTTCGCTCGTTACCGCCTATGTTCGTCACCTCCGGAAGTCCGGCGGAAAGATCGCGGTCCTCGCCGTCGATCCCACCAGCCCGTTTTCCGGCGGTGCACTGCTCGGCGATCGCATCCGCATGACCGCCATCGGCACCGATCCCGGTGTCTTCGTGCGGTCACTCGCCACGCGCGGGGACCTCGGCGGACTCTGTCAGGCTGCCGGAGATATGGCCGACGTGCTGGATGCCTGCCGCTATGATTTCATCCTGATCGAGACCGTCGGTGTCGGTCAGTCAGAACTTGAGATCGTGCAGTATGCGGACACCACCGTGGTCGTGCTGGTTCCCGAGTCCGGCGACTCGATCCAGGGGATGAAAGCCGGGTTGATGGAAATCGCCGATGTCTTCGTCATCAATAAGTCCGATCGGGAAGGCGCCGACCGCTTCGCTGCTGATCTGCGTTCCGCTATGCATCTGAAAGAGCCGAGCGCATGGTCGCCGCCGTTGGTTATGACCGTGGCGACGCGCGAACAGGGCATCGCCGAATTCCACGAACAAGTGCAGGCGCACCTTACATTCCTGCAGGACAGCGGGACCTTCGAGCAACGGCGGCAGGAGCGCGTGCGTCGGCGCGTTCAGCGACTCGTCGAAGAGCGGTTGCTTAACGGATTCTGGTCGTCGGCCCGCCTGCAAGAACTGGAAACGGCGATTCGCAATCGCAAATCGCCGCACGAAATCGTGACATACATGCTGGAGCACGCGCGCTAA
- the rlmN gene encoding 23S rRNA (adenine(2503)-C(2))-methyltransferase RlmN: MLGLTREELESFVAGLGEPAYRGRQLQHWLHVRRATSFAEMTDLPALLRSRLESCARVGEFELVTAVEAHDGTVKYLFELDDGLRVESVYLPGSPGETVCISSQVGCAMGCHFCATAKMGLFRNLTAAEIVRQVVEVERRSRTRITNVVYMGMGEPLHNYDEVVKSLAVLTDRDGLAITPSKVTVSTVGIVPSVERWIVDLPPAKLAISLHGTTDERRSKLMPVNRAYPLDVLQKSLRRMAHVTRHPITFEYIMIADFNDRREDAANLRHLLRNIPAKVNLIRLHPTGSDLVPSADDAIHRFMGWLVDEGIDCTLRESRGVEKHAACGMLYSDEPFRPSKARAWERQGDV; the protein is encoded by the coding sequence TTGTTGGGTTTAACTCGCGAAGAACTCGAAAGTTTCGTTGCCGGTCTCGGCGAGCCCGCCTATCGCGGGCGGCAGCTTCAGCACTGGTTGCACGTGCGACGGGCGACTTCGTTCGCGGAGATGACTGACTTGCCGGCGCTGCTGCGTTCGCGTCTTGAATCGTGCGCCCGAGTGGGCGAATTCGAGCTTGTGACCGCCGTCGAGGCACACGATGGTACCGTCAAGTATTTGTTCGAGCTGGACGACGGGCTGCGGGTTGAATCGGTCTATCTGCCCGGCAGTCCGGGTGAAACGGTCTGCATTTCGAGTCAGGTTGGGTGTGCGATGGGCTGTCATTTCTGCGCGACGGCGAAGATGGGTCTGTTCCGTAATCTGACCGCCGCAGAGATTGTGCGGCAGGTGGTAGAAGTGGAGCGGCGTTCACGGACGCGCATCACCAACGTCGTTTACATGGGGATGGGCGAGCCGCTACACAACTACGACGAGGTCGTGAAGTCGCTCGCCGTGCTTACGGACCGCGACGGTCTTGCGATCACGCCTTCCAAAGTCACGGTCTCAACCGTTGGGATCGTGCCGTCGGTGGAGCGCTGGATCGTCGATCTACCGCCGGCCAAACTGGCGATCTCGCTGCACGGCACGACCGACGAACGCCGAAGCAAATTGATGCCCGTGAATCGCGCCTACCCGCTGGACGTCTTGCAGAAGTCGCTGCGCCGCATGGCCCACGTCACGCGGCATCCGATCACCTTTGAGTACATCATGATCGCGGATTTCAATGATCGCCGCGAGGATGCTGCGAATCTGCGTCACCTATTGCGGAATATACCGGCCAAGGTGAATCTGATCCGGTTGCACCCGACGGGAAGCGATCTCGTTCCGTCCGCTGACGACGCGATACATCGGTTCATGGGGTGGCTGGTCGATGAGGGAATCGACTGTACGTTGCGCGAAAGCCGCGGGGTGGAGAAGCATGCGGCGTGCGGCATGCTTTATTCTGACGAGCCGTTTCGTCCAAGCAAGGCGCGAGCCTGGGAGCGACAGGGCGACGTTTAG
- a CDS encoding AAA family ATPase: MAAGNDLDALKSLKDSRDLMMREVGKVIVGQQETVNELLISLLARGHCLLVGVPGLAKTLLISTLSRVLDLKFSRIQFTPDLMPSDITGTEIAEEDRASGKRTFKFIKGPVFANIVLADEINRTPPKTQAALLQAMQEHEVTAAGQTYKLEEPFFVLATQNPIEQEGTYPLPEAQLDRFMFMLWMDYPSLAEEQTIVKTTTSAAVQSVNKVLGSQQISDLQDLVRRVPVADNVVEFAVKLVRKTRPNSADAPQFIKDYVSWGCGPRASQYLILGAKTRAALDGRPTPDIADVRSVALPVLRHRLVLSFSAEADGIKVEQLVERLLQN, translated from the coding sequence ATGGCGGCTGGCAATGATCTTGATGCTCTGAAATCGCTCAAAGATTCGCGCGACCTGATGATGCGAGAAGTCGGAAAGGTCATTGTGGGTCAGCAGGAGACCGTCAATGAACTGCTGATTTCGCTGCTGGCGCGCGGGCATTGCCTGCTCGTGGGTGTGCCGGGGCTGGCAAAGACACTCCTGATTTCCACCTTGTCCCGCGTCCTCGACCTGAAGTTCAGCCGCATCCAGTTCACCCCCGACCTCATGCCGTCCGACATCACGGGAACGGAGATTGCCGAAGAGGATCGCGCCAGCGGAAAGCGCACGTTCAAATTCATCAAAGGCCCGGTGTTCGCCAATATCGTGTTGGCCGATGAAATCAACCGCACGCCGCCCAAAACGCAGGCCGCGCTGTTGCAAGCGATGCAGGAGCACGAGGTCACCGCTGCCGGACAAACCTACAAGCTCGAAGAGCCGTTCTTCGTACTCGCGACGCAGAACCCGATTGAGCAGGAGGGAACCTATCCGCTGCCGGAAGCGCAGCTCGACCGCTTCATGTTCATGCTCTGGATGGACTATCCGTCGCTCGCCGAAGAGCAGACCATCGTCAAGACCACAACTTCCGCGGCCGTGCAAAGCGTCAACAAAGTGCTCGGATCGCAGCAGATTTCTGACCTGCAGGACCTTGTGCGGCGTGTCCCGGTGGCCGACAACGTCGTCGAATTCGCCGTCAAGCTCGTGCGCAAGACGCGACCCAATTCCGCCGACGCGCCGCAATTCATCAAGGACTATGTCAGCTGGGGCTGCGGCCCGCGCGCCTCGCAGTACTTGATTCTCGGCGCCAAGACCCGCGCCGCCCTCGACGGTCGCCCCACCCCCGATATCGCCGACGTGCGCTCTGTCGCGCTGCCGGTTCTGCGCCATCGCCTCGTGTTGAGCTTCAGCGCCGAAGCGGATGGCATCAAAGTCGAGCAGCTGGTGGAGCGGTTACTCCAAAATTGA
- a CDS encoding DUF58 domain-containing protein, translating into MQLRARMVVEGFIAGLHKSPYHGFSVEFAEHRAYMPGDPLRNLDWKVYAKTDRFYVKQYEEETNLKAYLLLDMSNSMSFETTGITKFQYASYLAASLAFLMIQQRDACGLCLYDEQIRHYLPPRSVHSYLNVMLGQLEKAQPSAQTDIAKNLHSVAERITRRGLIIVLSDLLDDPARVLSGLRHFRHDGHEVLVFHILDPRELDFAYSGDVRFRDLETSEQMPTQPWHLRKEYQQLIADFVERLRRGCREDSIDYHVLNTKTDFGEALVKYLTKRKTLR; encoded by the coding sequence ATGCAGCTCCGCGCGCGCATGGTCGTCGAGGGCTTCATCGCGGGCCTGCATAAGTCCCCCTATCACGGCTTCTCCGTCGAGTTCGCCGAACACCGCGCCTACATGCCCGGTGATCCGCTGCGCAATCTCGACTGGAAAGTCTATGCCAAGACTGACCGCTTCTATGTCAAGCAGTACGAAGAGGAAACCAACCTCAAGGCGTACTTGCTGCTCGACATGTCGAACTCGATGAGCTTCGAGACCACGGGCATCACCAAGTTCCAGTACGCGTCGTATCTCGCCGCCTCACTCGCGTTCCTGATGATTCAGCAGCGCGATGCCTGCGGCCTCTGCCTGTACGACGAGCAGATTCGCCACTATCTCCCCCCGCGTTCCGTACATTCCTATTTGAACGTGATGCTGGGTCAGTTGGAGAAGGCGCAGCCGTCCGCGCAAACCGATATCGCCAAGAACCTGCACTCGGTCGCCGAGCGTATCACGCGCCGCGGGCTCATTATCGTGCTGTCCGATCTACTCGATGATCCCGCGCGTGTCCTTTCCGGTCTGCGTCATTTCCGCCATGACGGCCATGAAGTGCTGGTCTTTCATATTCTTGACCCGCGCGAACTTGATTTTGCCTACAGCGGCGATGTCCGCTTCCGCGATCTCGAAACGTCTGAACAGATGCCGACCCAGCCCTGGCATCTCCGCAAAGAGTACCAACAACTGATCGCCGACTTCGTCGAGCGCCTGCGGCGCGGTTGCCGCGAAGACAGCATCGACTACCATGTGCTCAATACCAAGACCGACTTCGGCGAAGCGCTGGTCAAGTATTTGACCAAACGCAAGACCCTGCGCTGA
- a CDS encoding helix-turn-helix transcriptional regulator: MSTTPLTRPFIRRNSGDDGEFNNERIRQLRQELNMTQESFAHEIGVTFATVNRWENGRTIPNKVAQKVLRLLEKKMRKMKKT, encoded by the coding sequence ATGTCCACCACTCCGCTCACCCGTCCGTTCATCCGCCGCAATTCCGGAGATGACGGCGAATTCAACAACGAACGAATCCGCCAGCTGCGTCAGGAACTCAACATGACTCAAGAGAGTTTCGCACACGAAATCGGCGTCACGTTCGCAACCGTTAACCGCTGGGAAAACGGCCGCACTATCCCCAACAAGGTCGCGCAGAAGGTCCTGCGCCTGCTGGAGAAAAAGATGCGCAAAATGAAAAAGACCTGA